The Planktothrix serta PCC 8927 region ACTATTCTGAAACATCCTTTAACGCTTCATCCAACAGGAGTCTAACAATTTCTGCTTTAGTTCGTCCTGTCCTCGCGGCCCATATCGATAACTTGCGATGGCTGGGTTCGGCTAAGTCAACAGTGAACCGCTTTGTCCCTTCTTTGGGTTGAACTTGCAATTTGTCCATAAATGTTCGTTGCTGTTGTGGTGTTGGTTCTGGGGTTGTTTCGGGTTTGGAACTGACTTGAGGAGTTGAATTTTCTCCATAGACAAACTCCTGGGCTAAGGCATCACTCAAGGGTTTGCGGGTTTGTTTTTTGTTCATACTCTCTCTGGCAATTGTTTGAGAATGGCTTTGAATAATCGCTCGTATTCTGTCGCCGCTTCACTCGCCGCTTGTCCGGGTAAGTCCCAAACTGTTAAGGATTGACCGGAAGTGTCTGCTATGGCTTGTTTCTGGTGAATGATGGGTTTGAGAAATTTGGCATCGGGAATTTGAGATAAAAGGGCGATCGCCTCTTCTTTGAGTTTTGTGTTCTTGACCGCACGACTCAGGAATACCAGACCTTTAGGCAATCCTCCTCGCACAGACTGAGCCTGTTTCAGTAATCGCATGGCATCGGAAGCAGAACGAAGGTCAACACCCGTTGGCTGTAACGGAATCACAGCTAGATCACATCGGAATAAAATCGCTCTGGTTTCTTCAGCTAAACTCGCAGGGCCATCGACAACGATGTAGTCATAATCTTTGACTAACTCTGGAATCTGTTCTAAAAGATCATCGGGTGATTGAATCACCTGGCAAGGAATGGGCGTTTCTATCCCGGCGACCCACTGAGAACTTGACCGTTGAGCATCGGCATCCACCAGCAAC contains the following coding sequences:
- a CDS encoding AAA family ATPase codes for the protein MAVIALINQKGGCGKSTSSVHLAYWLQFKQNYRVLLVDADAQRSSSQWVAGIETPIPCQVIQSPDDLLEQIPELVKDYDYIVVDGPASLAEETRAILFRCDLAVIPLQPTGVDLRSASDAMRLLKQAQSVRGGLPKGLVFLSRAVKNTKLKEEAIALLSQIPDAKFLKPIIHQKQAIADTSGQSLTVWDLPGQAASEAATEYERLFKAILKQLPERV